In the genome of Primulina eburnea isolate SZY01 unplaced genomic scaffold, ASM2296580v1 ctg652, whole genome shotgun sequence, one region contains:
- the LOC140821647 gene encoding kinesin-like protein KIN-14K, translating into MDPLAKDYPRFNRSTTFTNGDIFEPSSSNNAKQRGTLIEWLNGVLPDLNLPINASDEELRAFLVDGSVLCRLLNKLKPGSITEFGAPVSSSQSRSENAQRFLSAMEKLGLPSFQEADLEKGSMKIVLDCLLTLQTHFLPSLGRYDGSSQRDEPFRMLTSPTSASDSKFQRVLRSPIRAEPSAALINHVGHKFHEVFQLKQGSYTDIPAAKISEMMKSNSLDNAPTQSLLCVVNGILDESIERKNGEIPHRVACLLRKVVQEIERRISTQAEHLRTQNNLFKAREEKYQSRIRVLEALAAGTSEEIQSENNIEVKKKVEEQYVERLMKEQESHNQEIASLKEELEIARRRHKEDYDNEIKTLKQELEIAKRKYEEQSLQFKSEATGSQLELENKLKAAVSKLTESRNKVKELENKLEEAVSQLTESMNKVKELEAYSESKSLCWSKKEHVYLTFTEVQLGALRELRFASESIRQEIVGTQKNYSENFSTLGSRIKAMDDAAKNYYSLLAENRKMHNELQELKGNIRVYCRVRPFLAVQKQKQSTVEYIGENGEIVLSNPSKQGKEARRSFKFNKIYGPTATQAEVFADTQPLIQSVLDGYNVCILAYGQTGSGKTYTMTGPDGATEAEWGVNYRALNDLFRISQSRKNSYTYEISVQMVEIYNEQVRDLLTNDGSQKRLGILATTQPNGLSVPDASIHPVSKTSDVLYLMSTGLKNRARGATALNERSSRSHSVVSVHARGTDLKGNSSIRSSLHLVDLAGSERVDRSEVTGDRLKEAQHINKSLSALGDVIFALAQKNAHVPYRNSKLTQVLQSSLGGQAKTLMFVQLNPDIGSATESISTLKFAERVSGVELGAAKSSKDVRDARDLMEQVSSLKDTIAEKDGEIERLQRLKDLKNMSTG; encoded by the exons ATGGATCCACTAGCAAAAGATTATCCTAGATTCAACAGATCAACCACATTTACAAATGGTGATATTTTTGAACCCTCTTCGAGTAACAATG CTAAGCAGCGGGGAACTTTGATAGAATGGTTAAACGGTGTTCTTCCTGATTTGAACTTGCCAATAAATGCTTCAGATGAAGAACTACGTGCATTCTTGGTGGATGGTTCTGTTTTGTGCCGATTACTGAACAAACTAAAACCTGGTTCTATAACTGAG TTTGGTGCTCCTGTAAGTTCTTCACAATCCCGGTCAGAAAATGCCCAAAGATTTTTGTCAGCAATGGAAAAATTGGGCTTGCCAAgttttcaagaagcagaccTGGAAAAG GGGTCTATGAAAATTGTATTGGACTGCCTTTTAACGCTTCAAACTCATTTTCTCCCAAGTCTTGGGAGGTACGACGGAAGTTCTCAGAGGGATGAACCCTTTCGAATGCTTACTTCCCCAACTTCTGCATCAGACTCGAAATTTCAACGTGTCTTACGCAGCCCCATAAGGGCCG AGCCATCAGCTGCACTTATTAATCATGTTGGACATAAGTTTCACGAAGTATTTCAGCTTAAACAAGGATCTTACACAGATATTCCGGCTGCAAAGATTTCGGAAATGATGAAATCCAATAGCTTAGAT AATGCACCGACACAGTCGCTGTTATGTGTTGTAAATGGTATTTTAGATGAAAGTATTGAACGGAAGAATGGAGAAATACCTCAT CGTGTTGCCTGCCTATTGAGAAAAGTCGTCCAGGAGATAGAGCGACGGATATCCACTCAAGCAGAACATTTGCGCACG CAAAATAATCTTTTCAAGGCTCGCGAGGAGAAATACCAGTCAAGAATTAGAGTTCTTGAGGCTCTTGCTGCAGGAACTAGTGAAGAGATACAG AGCGAGAACAATATAGAAGTGAAAAAGAAAGTAGAAGAGCAGTATGTAGAGAGACTGATGAAAGAACAAGAGAGCCACAATCAAGAGATTGCAAGTTTGAAAGAAGAGCTCGAAATAGCTAGGAGAAGACATAAAGAGGATTATGACAACGAGATCAAGACTTTAAAACAAGAACTAGAAATAGCTAAAAGAAAATATGAAGAGCAGTCCTTACAATTTAAATCCGAAGCAACAGGATCTCAACTGGAGCTTGAGAATAAACTGAAAGCAGCAGTAAGCAAGCTAACAGAGTCGAGGAATAAAGTGAAGGAGCTTGAGAATAAACTGGAAGAAGCAGTAAGCCAGCTAACAGAGTCTATGAATAAAGTGAAGGAGCTTGAAGCATATTCCGAATCAAAATCTCTATGTTGGAGTAAAAAAGAGCATGTTTACCTTACATTCACGGAAGTTCAGCTTGGTGCTTTACGG GAACTAAGGTTTGCATCTGAGTCGATCCGGCAAGAAATTGTTGGAACACAGAAAAACTATTCTGAAAACTTCAGTACTTTAG GATCAAGAATCAAGGCTATGGATGATGCAGCAAAAAACTATTATTCTCTCCTTGCTGAAAATCGAAAGATGCATAATGAACTGCAAGAGCTTAAAG GGAATATTCGGGTATATTGCCGTGTAAGGCCCTTTCTTGCGGTTCAGAAGcagaaacaatcaactgtcgaATATATTGGTGAAAATGGAGAGATAGTTCTTTCAAATCCATCTAAACAAGGGAAAGAAGCACGACGTTCATTTAAGTTCAATAAAATATACGGTCCAACAGCAACACAAG CTGAAGTATTTGCAGATACGCAACCGTTAATACAGtctgttttggatggatataaTGTGTGTATACTTGCTTATGGTCAAACTGGTTCTGGGAAAACATATACCATG ACTGGCCCTGATGGAGCAACTGAAGCAGAATGGGGAGTTAATTACCGAGCTTTAAATGATCTTTTCCGCATTTCGCAGAGTAGGAAGAATAGCTATACATATGAAATTTCTGTTCAGATGGTGGAAATATATAATGAACAAGTCCGCGATTTACTCACAAATGATGGTTCACAAAAGAG ACTTGGGATTTTAGCTACCACTCAACCCAACGGGCTATCCGTCCCAGATGCTAGCATTCACCCTGTCAGCAAAACTTCAGATGTATTATATCTTATGAGTACTGGACTAAAAAACAGAGCCAGAGGGGCCACAGCTTTAAATGAGAGAAGCAGTCGATCACACAG TGTCGTCTCCGTTCATGCCCGAGGAACGGATTTGAAGGGTAATTCATCTATAAGAAGCAGCCTTCATTTAGTAGATCTAGCAGGAAGTGAAAGAGTAGACCGTTCAGAGGTCACGGGAGACAGACTGAAGGAAGCTCAACATATAAACAAATCTTTATCTGCTCTTGGAGATGTCATATTTGCTTTGGCACAAAAGAATGCTCATGTCCCCTACCGTAACAGCAAGCTCACTCAAGTGCTTCAGAGCTCATTAG GTGGCCAGGCAAAGACACTAATGTTCGTTCAGCTTAATCCTGACATTGGCTCCGCCACTGAATCAATCAGTACGTTAAAATTTGCTGAGAGGGTATCCGGAGTCGAGCTTGGTGCAGCAAAAAGCAGCAAAGATGTGAGGGATGCAAGGGACTTGATGGAACAG GTATCATCTTTGAAAGACACTATAGCCGAGAAAGACGGTGAGATTGAGAGGCTGCAACGGCttaaagatctcaaaaacatgTCGACTGGCTAA
- the LOC140821641 gene encoding uncharacterized protein has translation MERAARKRKRAVKEEIEEEVPPPQPTEQEVDEFFTILRRMRVAVKYFKNGGASYNSNAAESAPGPAVLAEVAEGGGRAERRGFDLNSVPDAESNS, from the coding sequence ATGGAGCGGGCTGCAAGAAAGAGGAAGAGGGCCGTCAAGGAGGAGATCGAGGAGGAGGTGCCGCCGCCGCAGCCGACGGAGCAGGAAGTTGACGAGTTCTTCACGATCCTGAGGAGGATGCGTGTGGCTGTCAAGTATTTCAAGAATGGAGGCGCTTCTTACAACAGCAACGCGGCAGAAAGCGCCCCCGGTCCGGCGGTTCTGGCCGAGGTGGCTGAAGGCGGCGGGAGGGCGGAGAGGAGGGGGTTTGACCTGAACTCGGTTCCGGATGCGGAAAGTAATTCATAG
- the LOC140821630 gene encoding uncharacterized protein: protein MYDEGHIEQDVDAHVDAVVESLNEVVENKVKTDTEDNVKVESYVRVFVDELEKNTNSGDNVHVGNDIGEGKEMIIFNPKSSIVKTVQKRTDRLKKRKHPDYLTPPSTTPKRKKKQESSLVLELDDIDVKGIAESAVEEYLQEFRGRHDYDGHDQISKEERDIIEKYLCGDILGGIVWQDDDVILHGHELLLCLFGSELRCEGPKILA from the exons ATGTATGATGAAGGTCATATCGAGCAAGATGTGGATGCACATGTTGATGCTGTAGTCGAAAGTTTGAATGAAGTGGTTGAGAACAAAGTGAAAACAGACACAGAAGACAACGTTAAAGTGGAGAGTTATGTGAGAGTGTTTGTGGACGAATTGGAAAAGAACACAAATTCTGGAGACAACGTGCACGTAGGTAATGACATTGGAGAAGGGAaagaaatgattatttttaatccaAAATCTTCTATTGTGAAGACGGTTCAAAAAAGAACAGATCGGTTGAAAAAGAGAAAACATCCTGACTATTTGACACCGCCTAGTACGACCCCAAAGCGTAAGAAAAAACAAGAATCATCACTCGTCTTGGAGCtg gatgatattgatgttaaaGGTATAGCTGAAAGTGCCGTAGAGGAATATTTGCAAGAGTTCCGAGGAAGACATGACTATGATGGTCATGATCAGATATCAAAGGAAGAGAGAGACATAATTGAAAAGTACTTATGCGGGGATATTTTGGG AGGTATAGTTTGGCAAGATGATGACGTGATATTGCATGGGCACGAGTTGCTGCTTTGTTTGTTTGGCAGCGAACTACGatgtgaaggcccgaaaatacttgcttga